Proteins found in one Quercus robur chromosome 2, dhQueRobu3.1, whole genome shotgun sequence genomic segment:
- the LOC126712991 gene encoding uncharacterized protein LOC126712991 has protein sequence MSSDASCDESSVREGAGYDETFGSGNESDFSLPSERESSAQSPDGNESFAEGEDEGRGDENDGGGMDIDGGNSDGEERSSEGTSEGTVDNRPFILPEDWAVNRFLPGMSGKVFRELRIRYQIPDHIPLRLPREGERCYSGRTADVGMYDAMFAAGLRLPLTALHRQLADFLGISVTQVAPNAWRTFIGAEILWGSFSGGHRQLTLGEFFYCYRPHHIASSKGTYHFNAREKGLRLVSDMPDSNRNWKSRYFFVEGTDWVCRQEEWATMPSGYFDNTWAFVKDSAYTRPHITDEQEEFIHRILEIPLEDRKCRDLITLDTLHLYCGGPNPSAEARRLEEFARRQMDSAKQRIRAAAARQKEERKAKEAGGEASSTPTAVAKVAKRKPDGSDGRPSKKPAVTPSVEPLKEKSPPTSGHGAGKGVMTSAGPVTEGPCRLLTHKEYAVGEVESLIKPTDMEPCDQVGTEDLGASALFDLSRALVRVKALRDRCVAKEGVVSRVRSHNKNLLNQQAQYKEAVRLLNQELQEVKEKLTTISGENVKLQGEVTALEEKLQTAGADAIGHFKTSQSFIDSCGQYYGTGFDDCLRQVASAFPELDLSGISMDDGDDVSLQPEPTPERDGSVVLAQPAANPTASDSPTVIVDVEDHQADGNPADAPPA, from the exons atgtcgagtgacgcgtcttgtgacgagtcgtcagtccgcgaaggagcgggctacgacgagacCTTTGGCTCCGGAAACGAGTCGGACTTCTCCCTCCCGTCAGAGAGAGAGTCGTCAGCCCAATCTCCTGACGGCAATGAGAGTTTTGCTGAGGGAGAAGATGAGGGAAGAGGGGATGAAAATGACGGGGGTGGAATGGATATTGACGGAGGAAATAGTGACGGGGAGGAGAGATCCAGTGAAGGAACTTCGGAGGGTACCGTAGataaccgtcccttcattctTCCTGAGGATTGGGCCGTCAACAGATTTTTGCCTGGGATGAGTGGTAAAGTTTTTAGGGAGTTACGGATCCGTTATCAGATCCCAGACCACATCCCCCTCCGTCTCCCTAGAGAGGGTGAGAGGTGTTACTCCGGGCGGACAGCGGACGTTGGCATGTATGACGCCATGTTTGCTGCCGGCCTGAGGTTACCGTTGACGGCTCTTCACCGTCAACTAGCTGACTTCCTTGGAATATCCGTCACCCAGGTTGccccaaacgcctggaggacttTTATAGGAGCTGAAATCCTGTGGGGCAGCTTTAGTGGAGGGCACCGTCAGCTTACACTCggagaatttttttattgctataGGCCTCATCACATTGCCTCGTCTAAGGGGACTTATCATTTTAATGCCCGAGAGAAAGGGCTACGGTTAGTGTCAGATATGCCTGACTcaaataggaactggaagagtAGGTATTTTTTCGTTGaggggacggactgggtgtgCCGTCAGGAGGAGTGGGCGACGATGCCCAGTGGTTACTTTGACAATACCTGGGCCTTTGTCAAGGATTCAG ctTATACCCGTCCGCATATAACTGACGAGCAGGAGGAGTTCATCCATCGGATTCTAGAAATTCCTTTGGAGGACCGTAAGTGCAGGGATTTGATTACCCTTGACACCCTCCATCTATACTGTGGGGGCCCAAATCCGTCAGCGGAAGCTCGTAGGTTGGAGGAGTTTGCGCGACGTC AGATGGATTCTGCGAAGCAAAGGATACGGGCTGCCGCAGCTCGTCAGAAGGAGGAGAGGAAGGCCAAGGAAGCAGGGGGGGAAGCCTCGTCAACCCCCACGGCCGTCGCCAAAGTGGCGAAGAGGAAACCTGACGGGAGTGACGGCCGTCCCTCAAAAAAGCCTGCCGTCACTCCGTCAGTCGAACCATTGAAGGAAAAGTCCCCTCCGACGTCTGGCCATGGTGCGGGAAAGGGGGTGATGACTTCTGCTGGTCCCGTCACTGAGGGTCCGTGCCGTCTCCTAACCCACAAAGAATATGCCGTCGGGGAGGTTGAGTCCCTGATAAAACCAACGGACATGGAGCCCTGTGATCAAGTAGGGACGGAGGATTTAGGGGCGTCGGCCCTCTTTGATCTCTCCAGG gccttggttcgtgtCAAAGCCCTCCGTGACCGTTGCGTGGCGAAGGAGGGGGTCGTCAGTCGAGTTCGCAGCCATAACAAGAACTTGCTGAATCAGCAGGCTCAGTATAAGGAAGCCGTCCGTCTTCTTAACCAGGAGCTGCAGGAAGTCAAGGAGAAACTGACGACGATCAGTGGCGAGAACGTCAAGCTCCAAGGAGAGGTGACGGCTCTGGAGGAGAAGTTACAGACGGCGGGGGCTGACGCGATTGGACACTTCAAAACGTCGCAGTCATTTATTGACTCATGTGGTCAATATTACGGCACTGGGTTCGATGACTGCCTTCGACAGGTCGCGTCGGCCTTCCCAGAGCTGGACTTATCTGGGATTTCAATGGATGATGGAGACGACGTCTCTCTTCAGCCAGAACCCACTCCGGAGCGTGACGGCTCGGTAGTCCTGGCTCAGCCTGCTGCTAATCCTACAGCTTCAGATTCTCCAACCGTTATCGTGGATGTTGAAGATCATCAGGCTGACGGAAATCCTGCTGACGCTCCTCCTGCTTAA
- the LOC126712992 gene encoding cytochrome b-c1 complex subunit 7-2, mitochondrial isoform X2 produces MASLMKAIVDPKKNWLAALHMKSVSNRLRKYGLRYDDLYDPYYDLDIKEALNRLPREIVDARNQRLKRAMDLSMKHQYLPQHLQAVQTPFRSYLQEMLALVKREREEREALGALPLYQRTIP; encoded by the exons ATGGCGTCGTTAATGAAGGCAATTGTGGACCCAAAGAAGAACTGGCTGGCAGCTTTGCACATGAAATCTGTCTCCAACCGCCTCAGAAAATACG ggcTTCGATACGACGATCTGTACGACCCATACTACGATTTGGATATTAAGGAAGCTCTGAATCGGTTGCCCAGAGAGATAGTTGATGCTCGGAACCAGCGTCTTAAGCGAGCCATGGACCTCTCTATGAAGCACCAGTATCTTCCCCAACATCTTCAG gcgGTACAAACACCATTCAGGAGCTACCTTCAAGAAATGCTGGCCCTT GTGAAGAGGGAGAGGGAAGAGCGTGAGGCTTTGGGAGCTTTGCCTCTCTATCAGCGCACCATTCCCTGA
- the LOC126712992 gene encoding cytochrome b-c1 complex subunit 7-2, mitochondrial isoform X1: MASLMKAIVDPKKNWLAALHMKSVSNRLRKYGLRYDDLYDPYYDLDIKEALNRLPREIVDARNQRLKRAMDLSMKHQYLPQHLQAVQTPFRSYLQEMLALMLIKRRACTNTMILHLWLPFDTLGNQLVGTHTHALGKC, translated from the exons ATGGCGTCGTTAATGAAGGCAATTGTGGACCCAAAGAAGAACTGGCTGGCAGCTTTGCACATGAAATCTGTCTCCAACCGCCTCAGAAAATACG ggcTTCGATACGACGATCTGTACGACCCATACTACGATTTGGATATTAAGGAAGCTCTGAATCGGTTGCCCAGAGAGATAGTTGATGCTCGGAACCAGCGTCTTAAGCGAGCCATGGACCTCTCTATGAAGCACCAGTATCTTCCCCAACATCTTCAG gcgGTACAAACACCATTCAGGAGCTACCTTCAAGAAATGCTGGCCCTT ATGTTGATAAAGAGGAGAGCATGTACCAACACCATGATACTGCACTTATGGTTGCCATTTGACACACTTGGAAACCAACTTGTTGGCACACACACGCATGCACTGGGGAAATGTTAA